A stretch of Aerococcus christensenii DNA encodes these proteins:
- a CDS encoding PFL family protein, translating to MLELENIVETVNMIEEEHLDVRTITMGISLMDCMDSDIEKSCQKIYQKITQKAARLVEVADELAKTYGIPIINKRISVTPISQLLAASGGDPVRYAKTLDEACKTIGIDLVGGYTALVHKGFSKGDRELIASIPQALKETDRVCSSVNIGSTRAGINMDAVALMGRIIRECAELTQDKECVGATKLVVFCNAVEDNPFMAGAFHGAGEADCVINVGVSGPGVVRSALAKLSARAPIDQVCETIKQTAFKVTRMGQLVGREASKRLEVPFGIVDLSLAPTPAIGDSVGRILEEIGLETVGGHGTVATLALLNDAVKKGGIMAAERVGGLSGAFIPVSEDEGMIAGAESGVLDLPTLTAMTAVCSVGLDMIAVPGDTTAEVLSAIIADEAAIGMINCKTTAVRLIPAIGKKSGEKLEWGGLFGSSPIMPLKTSRPDQFIHRGGHIPAPLQSLKN from the coding sequence ATGCTTGAATTAGAAAATATTGTAGAAACTGTCAACATGATTGAGGAAGAACATTTAGATGTTCGGACGATTACTATGGGAATTTCTTTGATGGATTGTATGGACAGTGATATTGAAAAATCATGTCAAAAAATTTATCAAAAGATTACGCAAAAGGCGGCTCGCCTAGTTGAGGTTGCGGATGAGTTGGCAAAGACTTATGGAATTCCCATTATTAATAAACGAATTTCGGTGACACCTATTTCTCAATTATTAGCGGCTTCAGGAGGAGATCCTGTTAGGTATGCTAAAACTTTGGATGAAGCTTGCAAAACGATTGGTATTGACTTAGTAGGAGGATATACGGCTTTAGTTCATAAAGGTTTTTCGAAGGGCGATCGCGAATTAATTGCTTCTATTCCTCAAGCTCTAAAAGAAACTGATCGGGTATGTTCATCCGTAAATATTGGTTCTACACGCGCAGGAATTAATATGGATGCAGTAGCACTCATGGGGCGTATTATTCGAGAATGTGCGGAATTAACTCAAGACAAGGAATGTGTAGGGGCTACCAAATTAGTCGTTTTCTGTAATGCGGTAGAAGATAATCCTTTTATGGCGGGAGCCTTCCATGGTGCAGGTGAAGCAGACTGCGTGATTAATGTAGGAGTCTCTGGACCTGGCGTGGTTCGATCAGCACTAGCCAAACTATCTGCCCGAGCTCCTATAGATCAAGTGTGTGAAACCATTAAGCAGACAGCTTTTAAAGTTACACGGATGGGACAATTAGTAGGACGTGAAGCGTCCAAACGCCTAGAGGTGCCGTTTGGAATTGTCGACTTATCTTTAGCTCCAACGCCAGCTATTGGAGATTCTGTGGGACGAATTCTTGAAGAGATTGGCTTAGAAACAGTGGGTGGACACGGGACAGTTGCAACACTAGCTTTATTGAATGATGCGGTAAAAAAAGGCGGTATTATGGCCGCAGAACGTGTGGGCGGTTTGTCGGGGGCCTTTATTCCAGTATCTGAAGATGAAGGGATGATTGCTGGGGCGGAATCGGGTGTATTAGATTTACCTACCTTAACGGCTATGACCGCTGTTTGCTCGGTGGGATTGGATATGATCGCTGTTCCAGGAGACACGACAGCTGAAGTTTTATCTGCTATTATTGCGGATGAAGCAGCTATTGGGATGATTAATTGTAAAACGACAGCTGTTCGTTTGATTCCGGCTATAGGTAAGAAATCTGGAGAAAAATTAGAATGGGGAGGATTATTTGGTTCTTCACCTATTATGCCTCTCAAAACCAGCCGACCTGATCAGTTTATTCATCGGGGAGGTCATATTCCAGCCCCGCTTCAAAGCTTAAAAAATTAG
- a CDS encoding ACT domain-containing protein, with protein sequence MQAMITVVGKDRVGILAKVSQECANANVNIVDVAQTVMSGYFTMSMLVNIDEMKMAFDSFRKELETVLPDMRVAVMHEDIFRSMHRI encoded by the coding sequence ATGCAAGCGATGATTACGGTAGTTGGAAAAGATAGAGTAGGAATTTTGGCTAAAGTCAGCCAAGAATGCGCAAATGCTAATGTAAATATTGTAGATGTTGCTCAGACCGTCATGAGCGGATATTTCACGATGTCAATGTTAGTCAATATTGATGAGATGAAAATGGCTTTTGATAGTTTTCGAAAAGAGCTGGAAACTGTACTTCCCGATATGCGTGTTGCTGTGATGCATGAAGATATTTTTCGCTCAATGCACCGAATTTAG
- the rplA gene encoding 50S ribosomal protein L1 yields MAKQSKNLKAAYEKIDRSKAYSAKEAIDLLKEVDFTKFDGSVEVSYRLGIEVKKNDQQIRGAMVLPKGTGKTQTVLVFAQGEKAQEARDAGADFVGDDDLVAKINGGWMEFDVVVATPDMMGKIGRLGRVLGPKGLMPNPKTGTVTQDVTKAVKDIKSGQIEYRADSTGNLHAPIGKVSFSTEDLLENFRALHETVLREKPAASKGRYIKNLVVSSTMGPGVKVDPASIEVE; encoded by the coding sequence ATGGCAAAACAATCCAAAAATTTAAAAGCAGCATATGAAAAGATCGATCGTTCTAAAGCTTACTCTGCTAAAGAAGCGATTGACTTATTAAAAGAAGTAGACTTCACTAAATTCGATGGTTCTGTTGAAGTATCTTATCGATTAGGAATTGAAGTTAAGAAAAATGATCAACAAATTCGTGGGGCAATGGTTTTACCAAAAGGTACTGGTAAGACACAAACAGTTTTAGTGTTTGCACAAGGCGAAAAAGCTCAAGAAGCACGTGACGCAGGGGCTGATTTTGTTGGAGACGACGATTTAGTTGCTAAAATCAACGGCGGCTGGATGGAATTTGACGTCGTTGTGGCTACCCCAGATATGATGGGGAAAATTGGTCGTTTAGGACGCGTCCTTGGGCCAAAAGGCTTAATGCCAAACCCTAAGACTGGTACTGTTACCCAAGATGTAACAAAAGCTGTTAAAGATATTAAATCTGGTCAAATTGAATACCGTGCAGATAGCACTGGAAATTTACATGCACCAATTGGTAAAGTTTCTTTCAGTACAGAAGATTTATTAGAAAACTTCCGTGCTTTACATGAAACAGTTCTTCGTGAAAAACCAGCTGCTTCCAAAGGCCGCTACATTAAGAACTTAGTAGTAAGCTCAACCATGGGCCCTGGTGTTAAAGTAGACCCTGCTTCTATCGAAGTTGAATAA
- the rplJ gene encoding 50S ribosomal protein L10 yields MSEQAIAKKQEEVNAIIEKIQNSKSIVVVDYLGLTVDEVTDLRKQLRDEKVQLKVIKNTMMRRALDQLEVDYHKEVFQGPTAVAFSEEDAVAPARILAKFAKTAEALELKGGVIDGTVMTKEEIKKIASLPNREGLLSMLLSVLQAPVRNVAYAVKAVQEQREEAAE; encoded by the coding sequence GTGAGTGAACAAGCTATTGCTAAAAAGCAAGAAGAAGTCAACGCAATTATTGAAAAAATTCAAAATTCAAAGTCTATCGTTGTAGTTGATTACTTAGGACTTACTGTTGATGAAGTAACAGATTTACGCAAACAATTACGTGATGAAAAAGTTCAATTGAAAGTTATCAAGAATACAATGATGCGTCGTGCTTTGGATCAATTAGAAGTTGATTATCATAAAGAAGTTTTCCAAGGCCCTACAGCAGTTGCTTTCAGTGAAGAAGATGCTGTTGCCCCTGCTCGTATTTTAGCTAAATTTGCTAAAACAGCAGAAGCTTTGGAATTAAAAGGCGGCGTGATTGACGGTACCGTCATGACTAAGGAAGAAATTAAGAAGATTGCTTCCTTACCAAATCGCGAAGGCTTACTATCCATGTTACTTTCTGTCTTACAAGCACCTGTCCGCAATGTGGCTTATGCTGTTAAGGCAGTTCAAGAACAACGTGAAGAAGCTGCAGAATAA
- a CDS encoding class I SAM-dependent methyltransferase: protein MAHQYFEDNTMLSHQCQEWETVVNETGYRFKTDSGVFSRQRLDFGTRVLLETVIQAEFHPKKILDLGCGYGPVGTVMGTEYPEATLHMVDVSERAMELARYNVSANQVAHAKIYSSNIYQEVKAKDFDLILTNPPIRAGKEVVHTFISGAYLHLAMGGRLVLVIQKKQGAPSARKKLLEVFGNVEELERKKGYWILCAQKNES, encoded by the coding sequence ATGGCTCACCAATATTTTGAAGATAACACGATGTTATCTCATCAGTGTCAAGAGTGGGAAACAGTAGTGAATGAAACTGGCTATCGATTTAAAACGGATAGTGGTGTATTTTCGCGGCAACGCCTTGATTTTGGAACACGTGTCTTACTGGAAACAGTTATTCAAGCTGAGTTTCATCCCAAAAAGATTTTAGACTTAGGATGTGGTTATGGACCAGTTGGAACAGTCATGGGGACAGAATATCCTGAAGCAACTTTGCATATGGTAGATGTCAGTGAGCGTGCAATGGAGTTGGCTAGATACAATGTAAGTGCTAATCAGGTGGCACATGCGAAAATCTATTCTTCAAATATTTATCAAGAGGTAAAAGCGAAAGATTTTGACTTGATTTTGACAAATCCTCCTATACGTGCAGGAAAAGAAGTTGTTCATACTTTTATTAGTGGAGCGTATTTACATTTGGCAATGGGCGGACGCTTAGTTTTAGTTATTCAAAAGAAACAAGGCGCTCCCAGTGCACGAAAAAAACTGTTGGAAGTCTTTGGCAATGTGGAAGAATTAGAACGCAAAAAAGGCTATTGGATTTTGTGCGCTCAAAAGAATGAAAGCTGA
- the rplL gene encoding 50S ribosomal protein L7/L12 yields MALNIEDIVASLKDATVLELADLVSAIEEEFGVSAAAPVAVAGAGAGEAAAEEKTEFDVELVEAGSGKIKVIKAVREATGLGLKEAKDLVDGAPTVIKEGLPKEEAEALKAAIEEAGGKAELK; encoded by the coding sequence ATGGCTTTAAATATTGAAGACATTGTTGCAAGCTTAAAAGATGCAACTGTATTAGAATTAGCTGACTTAGTTTCAGCAATCGAAGAAGAATTTGGTGTTAGTGCTGCTGCTCCAGTTGCTGTTGCAGGTGCAGGTGCAGGTGAAGCTGCTGCTGAAGAAAAAACAGAATTTGATGTTGAATTAGTAGAAGCAGGTTCAGGTAAGATCAAAGTAATCAAGGCTGTTCGTGAAGCTACAGGTTTAGGCTTGAAAGAAGCTAAAGACTTAGTAGATGGCGCTCCTACAGTTATTAAAGAAGGTCTTCCTAAAGAAGAAGCAGAAGCTCTTAAAGCTGCTATTGAAGAAGCTGGCGGAAAAGCTGAACTTAAATAG